A single genomic interval of Daucus carota subsp. sativus chromosome 1, DH1 v3.0, whole genome shotgun sequence harbors:
- the LOC108209912 gene encoding uncharacterized protein LOC108209912 isoform X2, translated as MWNMERNNKSNMNSTPTFSICCKDGAVVLPREENAPEPLSSLLHGSERSAGFRRNIRVYNSMFATCSSGGWLQALQTYLFSTIDNYTIKQLLIQAATNKFFMTGICPLGNLVELLPLVPLQGHQFQVDHMPLAD; from the exons ATGTGGAACATGGAGAGAAACAACAAGTCAAATATGAATTCCACTCCGACCTTTTCAATCTGCTGCAAAGATGGAGCTGTTGTGCTACCTAGGGAGGAGAATGCACCAGAGCCTCTATCATCTCTCCTACACGGCAGTGAGCGTTCTGCAGGATTCAGGCGAAACATTCGAGTTTATAACAGTATGTTTGCAACGTGTTCTAGCGGTG GATGGCTTCAGGCCCTCCAAACTTATTTATTCTCTACCATTGACAACTACACTATAAAGCAACTACTCATCCAG GCTGctacaaataaattttttatgactGGTATCTGCCCACTTGGCAATTTAGTAGAGCTCCTGCCACTGGTGCCTCTTCAAGGTCATCAATTTCAGGTGGATCATATGCCGCTTGCTGATTGA
- the LOC108209912 gene encoding uncharacterized protein LOC108209912 isoform X1 — protein sequence MWNMERNNKSNMNSTPTFSICCKDGAVVLPREENAPEPLSSLLHGSERSAGFRRNIRVYNSMFATCSSGGWLQALQTYLFSTIDNYTIKQLLIQMLCKTMLLSSLAYAFSCSIDLACRAPATGASSRSSISGGSYAAC from the exons ATGTGGAACATGGAGAGAAACAACAAGTCAAATATGAATTCCACTCCGACCTTTTCAATCTGCTGCAAAGATGGAGCTGTTGTGCTACCTAGGGAGGAGAATGCACCAGAGCCTCTATCATCTCTCCTACACGGCAGTGAGCGTTCTGCAGGATTCAGGCGAAACATTCGAGTTTATAACAGTATGTTTGCAACGTGTTCTAGCGGTG GATGGCTTCAGGCCCTCCAAACTTATTTATTCTCTACCATTGACAACTACACTATAAAGCAACTACTCATCCAG ATGTTGTGTAAAACCATGTTGCTGTCGAGTCTTGCTTATGCATTTTCTTGCAGCATCGATTTGGCTTG TAGAGCTCCTGCCACTGGTGCCTCTTCAAGGTCATCAATTTCAGGTGGATCATATGCCGCTTGCTGA
- the LOC108209912 gene encoding uncharacterized protein LOC108209912 isoform X3 produces MWNMERNNKSNMNSTPTFSICCKDGAVVLPREENAPEPLSSLLHGSERSAGFRRNIRVYNSMFATCSSGGWLQALQTYLFSTIDNYTIKQLLIQMLCKTMLLSSLAYAFSCSIDLA; encoded by the exons ATGTGGAACATGGAGAGAAACAACAAGTCAAATATGAATTCCACTCCGACCTTTTCAATCTGCTGCAAAGATGGAGCTGTTGTGCTACCTAGGGAGGAGAATGCACCAGAGCCTCTATCATCTCTCCTACACGGCAGTGAGCGTTCTGCAGGATTCAGGCGAAACATTCGAGTTTATAACAGTATGTTTGCAACGTGTTCTAGCGGTG GATGGCTTCAGGCCCTCCAAACTTATTTATTCTCTACCATTGACAACTACACTATAAAGCAACTACTCATCCAG ATGTTGTGTAAAACCATGTTGCTGTCGAGTCTTGCTTATGCATTTTCTTGCAGCATCGATTTGGCTTG A
- the LOC108204807 gene encoding equilibrative nucleotide transporter 3 encodes MPASSETPVKLEGTPLAILVCWFLGLGSLVAWNSMLMIGDYYYALFPDYHPSRVLTLVYQPFALGTMAILAYNESKIDTRKRNIAGYILFFLSTLALLVLDLATSGKGGIGNYIGICAFVGAFGVADAHVQGGMAGDLSFMRPEFMQSFFGGLAASGALTSGLRLMTKAAFENSGDGLRKGTMLFLAIATFLEFLCIFLYALVFPKLPVVKYYRSKAASEGSTTVSSDLAAAGIQKQEIQQAEDDADSKKRLTIKELCYQNIDYLLDMFLIYVLTLSIFPGFLYENTGEHRLGSWYVLVLMAMYNVFDLIGRYVPLLEFIKLESRKGLTIATLSRFLLIPAFYFTAKYGDQGWMIFLVSFLGLSNGYLTVCVMTVAPKGYKGPEQNALGNLLVLFLLGGLFAGVSLDWLWLINSGKEF; translated from the exons ATGCCAGCTTCAAGTGAAACTCCGGTTAAGCTTGAG GGGACGCCTCTTGCAATTCTTGTGTGTTGGTTCCTTGGACTTGGCTCACTAGTTGCATGGAATAGTATGTTGATGATAGGAGACTACTACTATGCGTTGTTTCCT GATTACCATCCATCAAGGGTACTTACACTGGTCTATCAACCATTTGCACTAGGAACAATGGCAATACTTGCTTATAACGAGTCAAAGATCGATACTAGAAAACGTAATATTGCTGGATACATCCTCTTCTTTTTGAGCACTTTGGCACTTTTAGTG TTGGATTTAGCTACGTCAGGAAAAGGGGGTATCGGAAATTATATTGGTATATGTGCATTTGTTGGTGCTTTTGGAGTAGCAGATGCTCATGTCCAAGGCGGAATGGCTGGGGACCTGTCTTTCATGCGTCCAGAGTTTATGCAG TCATTCTTTGGTGGTTTGGCTGCATCCGGAGCTTTAACCTCGGGTTTAAGACTTATGACAAAAGCAGCTTTTGAAAATTCAGGAGACGGTCTTCGAAAGGGAACTA TGTTGTTTCTTGCTATAGCCACGTTCTTAGAGTTCCTCTGTATATTTTTGTATGCTCTAGTATTCCCTAAACTACCAGTTGTCAAATACTATCGGTCAAAAGCAGCGtctgaaggatcaacaactgtTTCATCCGATCTTGCAGCTGCTGGCatacaaaaacaagaaattcaACAA GCTGAGGACGATGCTGATTCTAAAAAGAGGCTGACCATCAAAGAATTGTGCTATCAGAACATTGATTATTTATTGGACATGTTTCTAATATATGTCCTCACATTGTCGATTTTCCCAGGGTTCTTATATGAAAACACCGGTGAACACCGGTTGGGATCATG GTATGTACTTGTTCTAATGGCAATGTACAATGTGTTTGATTTGATTGGTAGATACGTTCCATTATTAGAGTTTATCAAGTTGGAATCTCGGAAAGGCCTAACGATAGCAACATTATCCCGTTTCTTGCTCATCCCTGCATTTTATTTCACTGCAAAGTACGGCGATCAAGGGTGGATGATCTTTCTTGTATCATTCCTTGGATTAAGTAATGGTTACCTAACTGTATGTGTCATGACAGTAGCTCCTAAAGGTTACAAG GGTCCGGAGCAAAATGCACTGGGGAATCTGCTGGTATTATTCCTTTTAGGTGGTTTATTTGCAGGAGTTTCTCTGGACTGGTTGTGGCTAATTAATAGTGGCAAGGAGTTTTGA
- the LOC108204805 gene encoding equilibrative nucleotide transporter 3 isoform X1, with translation MPASSETPVRLEGTLLAILVCWFLGLGSLVSWNSMLTIGDYYYALFPDYHPSRVLTLVYQPFALGTMAILAYNESKIDTRKRNIAGYILFCLSTFALIVLDLATSGKGGIGNYIGICAFVGAFGVADAHVQGGMVGDLSFMRPEFMQSFFAGLAASGALTSGLRLMTKAAFENSGDGLRKGTMLFLAIATFLEFLCIFLYALVFPKLPVVKYYRSKAASEGSTTVSSDLAAAGIQKEEIQQGLLFLQAEDDADSKKRLTNKELFYQNIDYLLDLFLIYVLTLSIFPGFLYENTGEHQLGSWYPLVLIAMYNVLDLIGRYVPLIEFIKLESRKGLMIAILSRFLLIPAFYFTAKYGDQGWMIFLVSFLGLSNGYLTVCVMTVAPKGYKGPEQNALGNLLVLFLLGGIFAGVSLDWLWLINSSTEF, from the exons ATGCCAGCTTCAAGTGAAACTCCAGTTAGGCTTGAG gGGACACTTCTTGCAATTCTTGTGTGTTGGTTCCTTGGACTTGGCTCACTAGTTTCATGGAATAGTATGTTGACGATAGGAGACTACTACTATGCGTTGTTTCCT GACTACCATCCATCAAGGGTACTTACACTCGTCTATCAACCATTTGCACTAGGAACAATGGCAATACTTGCTTATAACGAGTCAAAGATCGATACTAGAAAACGTAATATCGCTGGATACATCCTCTTCTGTTTGAGCACTTTCGCACTTATAGTG TTGGATTTAGCTACGTCAGGGAAAGGGGGTATCGGAAATTATATTGGTATATGTGCATTTGTTGGTGCTTTTGGAGTAGCAGATGCTCATGTCCAAGGCGGAATGGTTGGCGACCTGTCTTTCATGCGTCCAGAATTTATGCAG TCTTTCTTCGCTGGTTTGGCTGCATCAGGAGCTCTAACCTCAGGTTTGAGGCTAATGACAAAAGCAGCTTTTGAAAATTCAGGAGACGGTCTTCGAAAAGGAACTA TGTTGTTTCTTGCTATAGCCACATTCCTAGAGTTCCTCTGCATATTTTTGTATGCTCTAGTATTCCCTAAACTACCAGTTGTCAAATACTATCGCTCAAAAGCAGCAtctgaaggatcaacaactgtTTCATCCGATCTTGCAGCTGCTGGCATACAAAAAGAAGAAATTCAACAA GGGCTTCTATTCTTGCAGGCTGAGGACGATGCTGACTCTAAAAAGAGGCTGACCAACAAAGAATTGTTCTATCAGAACATTGATTATTTGTTGGACTTGTTTCTAATCTATGTCCTGACATTGTCGATTTTCCCTGGGTTCTTATATGAAAACACTGGTGAACACCAGTTGGGATCATG GTATCCACTTGTTCTAATAGCAATGTACAATGTGTTGGATTTGATTGGTAGATACGTTCCATTGATAGAATTTATCAAGTTGGAATCTCGGAAAGGCCTAATGATAGCAATATTATCCCGTTTCTTGCTCATCCCAGCATTTTATTTCACTGCAAAATACGGTGATCAAGGGTGGATGATCTTTCTTGTATCATTCCTTGGATTAAGTAATGGTTACCTAACTGTGTGTGTCATGACAGTAGCTCCTAAAGGTTACAAG GGTCCGGAGCAAAATGCACTAGGGAATCTGCTGGTATTATTCCTGTTAGGCGGTATATTTGCAGGAGTTTCTCTGGATTGGTTGTGGCTAATTAATAGTAGCACAGAGTTTTGA
- the LOC108204805 gene encoding equilibrative nucleotide transporter 3 isoform X2, producing MPASSETPVRLEGTLLAILVCWFLGLGSLVSWNSMLTIGDYYYALFPDYHPSRVLTLVYQPFALGTMAILAYNESKIDTRKRNIAGYILFCLSTFALIVLDLATSGKGGIGNYIGICAFVGAFGVADAHVQGGMVGDLSFMRPEFMQSFFAGLAASGALTSGLRLMTKAAFENSGDGLRKGTMLFLAIATFLEFLCIFLYALVFPKLPVVKYYRSKAASEGSTTVSSDLAAAGIQKEEIQQAEDDADSKKRLTNKELFYQNIDYLLDLFLIYVLTLSIFPGFLYENTGEHQLGSWYPLVLIAMYNVLDLIGRYVPLIEFIKLESRKGLMIAILSRFLLIPAFYFTAKYGDQGWMIFLVSFLGLSNGYLTVCVMTVAPKGYKGPEQNALGNLLVLFLLGGIFAGVSLDWLWLINSSTEF from the exons ATGCCAGCTTCAAGTGAAACTCCAGTTAGGCTTGAG gGGACACTTCTTGCAATTCTTGTGTGTTGGTTCCTTGGACTTGGCTCACTAGTTTCATGGAATAGTATGTTGACGATAGGAGACTACTACTATGCGTTGTTTCCT GACTACCATCCATCAAGGGTACTTACACTCGTCTATCAACCATTTGCACTAGGAACAATGGCAATACTTGCTTATAACGAGTCAAAGATCGATACTAGAAAACGTAATATCGCTGGATACATCCTCTTCTGTTTGAGCACTTTCGCACTTATAGTG TTGGATTTAGCTACGTCAGGGAAAGGGGGTATCGGAAATTATATTGGTATATGTGCATTTGTTGGTGCTTTTGGAGTAGCAGATGCTCATGTCCAAGGCGGAATGGTTGGCGACCTGTCTTTCATGCGTCCAGAATTTATGCAG TCTTTCTTCGCTGGTTTGGCTGCATCAGGAGCTCTAACCTCAGGTTTGAGGCTAATGACAAAAGCAGCTTTTGAAAATTCAGGAGACGGTCTTCGAAAAGGAACTA TGTTGTTTCTTGCTATAGCCACATTCCTAGAGTTCCTCTGCATATTTTTGTATGCTCTAGTATTCCCTAAACTACCAGTTGTCAAATACTATCGCTCAAAAGCAGCAtctgaaggatcaacaactgtTTCATCCGATCTTGCAGCTGCTGGCATACAAAAAGAAGAAATTCAACAA GCTGAGGACGATGCTGACTCTAAAAAGAGGCTGACCAACAAAGAATTGTTCTATCAGAACATTGATTATTTGTTGGACTTGTTTCTAATCTATGTCCTGACATTGTCGATTTTCCCTGGGTTCTTATATGAAAACACTGGTGAACACCAGTTGGGATCATG GTATCCACTTGTTCTAATAGCAATGTACAATGTGTTGGATTTGATTGGTAGATACGTTCCATTGATAGAATTTATCAAGTTGGAATCTCGGAAAGGCCTAATGATAGCAATATTATCCCGTTTCTTGCTCATCCCAGCATTTTATTTCACTGCAAAATACGGTGATCAAGGGTGGATGATCTTTCTTGTATCATTCCTTGGATTAAGTAATGGTTACCTAACTGTGTGTGTCATGACAGTAGCTCCTAAAGGTTACAAG GGTCCGGAGCAAAATGCACTAGGGAATCTGCTGGTATTATTCCTGTTAGGCGGTATATTTGCAGGAGTTTCTCTGGATTGGTTGTGGCTAATTAATAGTAGCACAGAGTTTTGA
- the LOC108215197 gene encoding protein PAL OF QUIRKY yields MASHRAAEYDSLNSTPRSSDLQDPRVRFMCSFGGKILPRPHDDQLRYVGGDTRIVAINRHTTFSSLLEKLAKFSGTTSISMKYQLPNEDLDALITITNDEDIENMMDEYDRLVQNNPPHSKLARLRIFLFPTDVDSRNSSISSLSSLLNGSIKREHWFFDALNGRPGSGLYRLGSEASSIVSEVPEYLFGIENSDEQSRESKSRTRRVLNDNASDPGSPAPVASPFCSTSSGLGPTYMPPVPDLQPVKTKPEIPVSEPKQGSVQEVTETIDPKFVQQGYGDNSMWHYGPGGQYLNPGVQNMPVYYLPGSVPPPGTVGLQQVPMQAQFVQRYSVGHNQIPVGLHQQVPGMNQVYARERNPYDIRRTPSGVSQHEVYYEVGNAGTVPMYSRMVAPGGEEIEGSGNEYNTGRVL; encoded by the coding sequence ATGGCTTCTCACCGTGCAGCTGAATACGATTCCCTGAACTCAACACCACGGTCATCAGACCTCCAGGACCCTCGAGTCCGTTTCATGTGCAGCTTTGGTGGCAAAATCTTGCCCCGCCCCCACGATGATCAACTCCGTTATGTTGGTGGAGACACTCGTATAGTTGCCATCAACAGGCACACCACCTTCTCATCTTTACTCGAAAAGCTGGCCAAGTTTTCAGGTACAACAAGTATTAGCATGAAGTACCAGCTCCCGAATGAAGATCTTGATGCGCTTATTACAATAACGAATGACGAAGATATCGAGAACATGATGGATGAGTACGACAGATTAGTACAAAACAATCCGCCTCACTCCAAGTTGGCTCGGCTTCGAATCTTCTTATTTCCAACTGATGTCGATTCGAGGAATAGTAGCATAAGCTCGCTAAGCTCACTCCTTAATGGTTCTATTAAAAGGGAGCATTGGTTTTTTGATGCTTTAAATGGAAGGCCCGGATCAGGTCTGTATCGACTTGGATCCGAGGCCTCGTCGATTGTATCCGAAGTCCCGGAGTATCTCTTCGGGATTGAAAATTCGGATGAACAGTCTCGTGAGTCCAAGTCCAGGACGAGGCGTGTTCTAAATGATAACGCCTCGGATCCAGGTTCTCCTGCTCCAGTTGCATCACCGTTTTGCTCCACTTCTTCGGGCCTGGGACCGACTTACATGCCACCGGTTCCTGATCTTCAACCGGTTAAGACCAAGCCTGAAATCCCAGTTTCTGAACCGAAGCAGGGTTCGGTTCAAGAGGTCACCGAAACTATCGACCCGAAGTTTGTACAACAGGGCTATGGTGATAACTCAATGTGGCATTATGGACCAGGTGGCCAGTATCTGAACCCGGGAGTACAAAACATGCCGGTTTATTACCTCCCGGGTTCAGTCCCACCACCCGGAACAGTTGGCCTACAACAGGTTCCAATGCAGGCACAATTTGTACAAAGATATTCAGTAGGCCATAATCAAATCCCCGTGGGACTGCATCAGCAAGTTCCAGGCATGAATCAGGTGTACGCTAGAGAAAGGAATCCATATGATATTCGAAGAACTCCTAGTGGAGTTAGCCAACATGAAGTTTACTATGAAGTTGGAAATGCAGGCACAGTTCCAATGTATTCAAGAATGGTAGCTCCAGGTGGTGAAGAGATCGAAGGATCAGGAAATGAATACAATACCGGTCGGGTACTATAG